A window of Choloepus didactylus isolate mChoDid1 chromosome 21, mChoDid1.pri, whole genome shotgun sequence contains these coding sequences:
- the UBFD1 gene encoding ubiquitin domain-containing protein UBFD1 translates to MAAAGAPDGLEEPGMDTEAEAVAAEASARPLNCVEAEAAVGAAAEDSCAARGSLQPAPAQPPGDSAAQASVSNGEDAGGGAGRELVDLKIIWNKTKHDVKFPLDSTGSELKQKIHSITGLPPAMQKVMYKGLVPEDKTLREIKVTSGAKIMVIGSTINDVLAVNTPKDAVQQDTKTEENKKEPLCRQKQHRKVLDKGKPEDVMPSVKGAQERLPTVPLSGMYNKSGGKVRLTFKLEQDQLWIGTKERTEKLPMGSIKNVVSEPIEGHEDYHMMAFQLGPTEASYYWVYWVPTQYVDAIKDTVLGKWQYF, encoded by the exons ATGGCGGCGGCCGGGGCCCCGGATG GCCTAGAGGAACCTGGCATGGACACGGAGGCCGAGGCCGTGGCCGCCGAGGCGTCCGCGCGGCCCCTCAACTGCGTGGAGGCAGAAGCCGCGGTGGGGGCGGCGGCCGAGGACTCCTGCGCAGCGCGAGGCAGCCTGCAGCCGGCCCCGGCCCAGCCCCCTGGGGATTCCGCGGCCCAGGCCTCTGTCAGCAACGGGGAGGATGCAGGCGGCGGCGCGGGCAGAGAGCTGGTGGACCTGAAGATCATCTGGAATAAGACCAAGCACGACGTGAAGTTCCCTCTGGACAGCACAGGCTCCGAGCTAAAGCAGAAGATTCACTCGATTACAG GTCTCCCGCCTGCCATGCAGAAAGTCATGTATAAGGGGCTTGTCCCTGAGGATAAGACGTTGAGAGAAATAAAAGTGACCAGCGGGGCCAAGATCATGGTGATTGGCTCCACAATAAATGATGTTTTAGCGGTAAACACACCCAAAGATGCTGTGCAGCAGGACACGAAGACTGAAGAGAACAAGAAGGAGCCTCTCTGCAGGCAGAAA CAACACAGGAAGGTGTTGGATAAAGGAAAACCTGAAGACGTGATGCCGTCCGTTAAGGGTGCCCAG GAGCGCCTGCCAACAGTACCCTTATCTGGCATGTACAATAAGTCTGGAGGAAAAGTGAGACTCACCTTTAAGCTAGAACAAGACCAGCTGTGGATTGGCACAAAAG AGCGAACTGAGAAATTGCCCATGGGCTCCATTAAAAATGTGGTCAGCGAACCTATCGAAGGACATGAAGACTACCACATGATG GCGTTTCAGTTGGGCCCCACGGAAGCCTCTTACTACTGGGTGTACTGGGTTCCAACTCAATATGTGGATGCAATCAAAGACACtgtgctggggaaatggcagtaTTTTTGA